Proteins co-encoded in one Desulfuromonas sp. genomic window:
- a CDS encoding energy transducer TonB — translation MASKLQDATETSKEAVSAPVESIPAVLSERSGGAVEEEVSSLPVPSAGFLDEQSGAMSLPAKAASPGNASEQGESVDRPGSPPEGDDGGSSAGEGQVLVEAQIVPGQNAPPAYPPIARQRGWEGEVWIRAQVGDDGRVSKAWVEEHSDYAVLDRAALDAVGRWRFRPALQGKRPVASVVRLPIRFELRRGG, via the coding sequence GTGGCGTCCAAACTGCAGGATGCCACCGAAACCAGCAAGGAGGCCGTCTCAGCCCCTGTAGAGTCGATTCCGGCGGTCCTGTCGGAACGATCGGGGGGGGCGGTCGAAGAAGAGGTTTCCAGTCTGCCCGTCCCTTCCGCCGGGTTCTTGGACGAACAGTCTGGCGCAATGTCTCTGCCTGCCAAGGCGGCCTCCCCGGGCAATGCCAGTGAACAGGGGGAGAGCGTTGACCGGCCCGGTTCCCCACCCGAGGGGGATGACGGGGGTTCTTCCGCAGGAGAAGGACAGGTTCTGGTCGAGGCTCAAATCGTCCCTGGCCAAAACGCTCCGCCGGCCTATCCGCCGATTGCCCGGCAGAGGGGCTGGGAGGGGGAGGTCTGGATTCGGGCCCAGGTTGGCGATGACGGCCGGGTCTCCAAGGCCTGGGTCGAAGAGCACTCTGATTACGCGGTTCTCGACCGTGCCGCCCTCGACGCAGTTGGTCGGTGGCGCTTTCGTCCTGCCCTGCAGGGCAAGCGTCCGGTGGCCAGCGTGGTGCGGTTGCCGATCCGTTTCGAGTTGAGGCGGGGTGGTTGA
- a CDS encoding EAL domain-containing protein codes for MGFWFFKIKKYTRDLQKSESRYRDLFENASDLIQSVAPDGTILYANRAWRETLGYSEEETSKLSVMDIIHPDCLDHCMATFESLLSVEKTARMEANFQTKDGRTITVEGSVNFSFENGRPVSSRGIFRDITARRATEEALKRSYEFSKTVIDSMNDAVSIIDVSDYRLVGVNRVFLEELGMKAEEVIGKTCYEITHDRDTPCALPDHFCPLMDTAAKAQYASVEHIHRGAGGRTKYVEVSTSPIVDETGRVLQVVHVSRDITDRKRAENEIQQLAYYDTLTGLPNRTLLHDHLNLTLAQADRSKEVVAILFLDLDRFKDINDTLGHPFGDKLLKSVAGRLRDAVRKSDTVARLAGDEFVMVLSGVKDAEGLPGFAQNLLQELALPHKLEGREVYSTGSIGIAFYPMDGKNVDHLLKNADTAMYVAKERGRNTYQFFSEEMNIRAMERLKLETDLRGAMKRDELFLHYQPQMELSTGKVIGMEALVRWRHPERGFVSSGTFVPLAEEAGLIVPLGEWILRTACAQAKAWQEQGFPPLRLAVNISGLQFKQPNFVDLVEEVIMETGLDAGFLELELTESIIMENAAESIEVLTDLKVRGIHLSIDDFGTGYYSLSYLKNFPFDRIKIAQSFVRDITTSSDDAAIVEAIIVMGKSLDLKVIAEGVETREQLEFLFARDCNEMQGFYFSKPLAREDFTRLLQEGLAREGVCPFRVS; via the coding sequence TTGGGATTCTGGTTTTTCAAAATCAAAAAATACACCCGCGACCTTCAGAAAAGCGAATCACGCTACCGGGATCTGTTCGAAAACGCCAGCGACCTGATTCAGAGTGTTGCTCCCGATGGAACGATCCTCTACGCCAACCGGGCGTGGCGGGAAACCCTCGGTTACAGTGAAGAGGAAACTTCCAAGCTCTCGGTCATGGATATCATTCACCCTGACTGCCTCGACCATTGCATGGCTACGTTCGAGAGCCTGCTGTCCGTGGAAAAGACCGCACGCATGGAGGCCAATTTCCAGACCAAGGACGGGCGGACGATCACCGTCGAGGGGAGTGTTAATTTTTCCTTTGAAAACGGACGGCCCGTGTCCTCACGGGGGATTTTCCGCGACATCACCGCGCGTCGCGCCACCGAGGAGGCCCTCAAGCGTTCTTACGAATTTTCCAAGACCGTCATCGACAGCATGAACGATGCGGTCAGCATCATCGACGTCAGCGATTACAGGCTGGTCGGGGTCAACCGGGTCTTCCTGGAAGAGTTGGGGATGAAGGCCGAGGAGGTCATCGGCAAGACCTGCTATGAGATCACCCATGACAGGGACACCCCCTGCGCCCTTCCCGACCACTTCTGCCCGCTTATGGATACGGCCGCCAAGGCCCAGTACGCCTCCGTGGAGCATATCCATCGGGGCGCGGGTGGACGGACCAAATATGTGGAGGTGTCCACCTCGCCCATCGTGGACGAGACCGGGCGGGTCCTGCAGGTGGTGCACGTCTCCAGGGATATCACCGACCGCAAGCGGGCCGAGAACGAGATCCAGCAGCTGGCCTATTACGACACCCTGACCGGCCTGCCCAACCGGACCCTCCTTCACGACCACCTGAACCTGACCCTGGCTCAGGCCGATCGGAGCAAGGAAGTCGTAGCGATCCTGTTTCTCGACCTGGACCGTTTCAAGGACATCAACGACACCCTCGGGCACCCCTTCGGGGACAAGCTGCTCAAGTCCGTGGCCGGACGCCTGCGCGATGCGGTTCGCAAGAGCGACACGGTGGCCCGCCTGGCGGGGGACGAGTTCGTCATGGTCCTGTCCGGCGTCAAGGACGCCGAGGGCCTGCCCGGATTCGCCCAGAACCTTCTCCAGGAGTTGGCCCTGCCCCACAAACTGGAGGGCAGGGAGGTATACAGCACCGGGAGTATCGGCATTGCCTTCTATCCCATGGATGGAAAAAATGTCGACCATCTTCTCAAAAACGCCGATACCGCCATGTACGTGGCCAAGGAGCGGGGACGAAACACCTACCAGTTCTTCTCCGAGGAGATGAACATCCGGGCCATGGAGCGGCTCAAACTCGAGACCGACCTGCGCGGGGCCATGAAGCGGGACGAACTGTTCCTCCATTATCAGCCCCAGATGGAACTGAGTACGGGCAAGGTCATCGGGATGGAGGCCCTGGTTCGATGGCGACATCCGGAGAGGGGGTTCGTCTCCTCAGGCACCTTTGTGCCCCTGGCCGAGGAGGCGGGGCTGATCGTTCCCCTTGGGGAATGGATTCTGCGAACCGCCTGCGCCCAGGCCAAGGCCTGGCAGGAACAGGGCTTCCCGCCGTTACGGCTGGCCGTCAATATCTCCGGACTTCAATTCAAACAGCCCAATTTCGTCGATTTGGTCGAGGAGGTCATCATGGAGACCGGGCTCGATGCCGGGTTCCTGGAGCTGGAGTTGACCGAAAGCATCATCATGGAGAACGCGGCGGAAAGCATCGAGGTTCTGACCGATCTGAAGGTGAGGGGAATCCACCTCTCTATCGACGATTTTGGCACGGGCTATTACTCCCTCAGTTATCTGAAGAATTTCCCTTTCGATCGGATCAAGATCGCCCAGTCCTTCGTCAGAGACATCACCACCAGTTCAGACGATGCGGCGATTGTCGAGGCCATTATCGTCATGGGGAAGAGTCTCGATTTGAAGGTCATCGCCGAGGGGGTCGAAACGAGGGAACAGCTCGAATTTCTCTTTGCCAGGGATTGCAACGAGATGCAGGGGTTCTATTTCAGCAAGCCCCTGGCCAGGGAGGACTTTACCCGCCTGCTTCAGGAAGGCCTGGCTCGGGAGGGGGTTTGTCCGTTCCGGGTGTCCTAG
- the amrA gene encoding AmmeMemoRadiSam system protein A encodes MEKALTAKEKTILLSIARKAIETQVQTGQEYVEPREEKALNMRNGCFVTLKRDGELRGCIGNFQSELPLFREVAEMAVASSTKDPRFYPFKDEDLKDFTIEISVLSPLTKVENVEEIEVGTHGIYLEKGYYRGVLLPQVATEHGWDRETFLMQTCIKAGLPTDAWQAEDAEIYTFSAQIFGEKA; translated from the coding sequence GTGGAAAAAGCTCTGACCGCCAAGGAAAAGACCATTCTGCTTTCCATCGCCCGCAAGGCGATAGAAACCCAGGTTCAAACCGGCCAGGAATACGTGGAGCCACGCGAGGAAAAAGCCCTCAACATGCGTAACGGCTGCTTTGTCACCCTCAAAAGGGATGGTGAACTCCGAGGCTGCATCGGCAACTTCCAATCAGAATTGCCCCTCTTTCGCGAAGTCGCAGAAATGGCCGTGGCTTCGTCAACAAAAGATCCTCGGTTCTACCCTTTCAAGGACGAGGACCTTAAAGATTTCACCATCGAAATCTCTGTCCTCTCACCCTTGACCAAAGTAGAGAACGTCGAAGAGATCGAGGTGGGAACCCACGGGATATACCTGGAAAAGGGGTACTACCGCGGGGTTCTTTTGCCCCAGGTCGCCACCGAGCATGGTTGGGACCGGGAGACCTTTCTCATGCAAACCTGCATCAAGGCCGGCCTGCCTACCGACGCCTGGCAGGCCGAGGATGCCGAAATCTATACGTTCAGCGCCCAGATATTCGGGGAAAAGGCCTGA